From the genome of Nicotiana sylvestris chromosome 1, ASM39365v2, whole genome shotgun sequence:
atgaatctgagggaaacactttcccatggtctctgagggacatgtaatggctgcgagggtcccggctttgatgagtgatccgacttgtccttgtggcatggctgacaagtcttcacacgatgatgagcgtcaccagtcttttgaggccgatgacatgatggctgattgttgctgcgaagggtagcctgaccctgaggttcatgtctgttgactaccttctccaattgcatggccgagatgttttcagcggccatctttatggggaagcatggtatggtgcagggcttggcccctttTTCTCTTCCCAGTAGCCACAAGACATACAGGTGACACTGCTAGCCTTTTTTTCCTTCAACTTTCTTCAGACTTTAGTGTATTTATTCCATGTTTCTGTTTGTTTGGGGTTGTGATTAAGAGTGAGAGAGGCCagaactcatagctgataggacATTTTACCAATTTCATCTTTATTCTTTATATCCTGACTATTGTTTCAAGTGCACATTTATACTGAAGACTGTTGAACATAACAATGGTATCACAAAAACACCTGTTTCGGACAACTAGCCTGCTGATATCAACTGACGCATAATGATCTTTTGGCTGAATACCTATGCATAAACTTTTCCGATGTCCAAATATTGATGCCACTGAAAACCTGAATTAACTAGTCAGCAAGATCATACTTCGCATAATGATCTTTTGGCTGAATACCTATGCATAAACTTTTCCGATGTCCAAATATTGATGCCACTGAAAACCTGAATTAACTAGTCAGCAAGATCATACTTTCTTTGATATTTAGTACAATCACATCGCATGAAATAGTTAGTGATCAATGTGCTGTAAAATAGTTGCTCGAGTTTGCTTGAAAGCAAGAACTTTGTGTACTTTTGAAATGGCTAAGTTCTGTTGCTTTACATGCATGTAGGAGTTGGTACAACAGCTAGTGCACTGGGTGAGGATGGTGTTCTGGATATCGACACTACCATATCATTGGAGACTACTTGGCATGCAATGGAAAATTTAGTCTCCCTCGGCTTGGTTCGCAGCATAGGGATCAGGTATACTACAGCTTAAAAATCTATGCTCCCCTTTATTCAAGCTTTCATGCTACTGATAATTAGTAGCTGAAGTAAGGCATTAAAGAGAGGCTCGAGTGTTTAACTGGAAGTTTATTCCTCGTATTTTGCGTAGTTCCTATTAATTCTCTAACTTATTTTATAAATGCATTATGATATAACATGTTTCTGTAAATAATATGTATATAGGCATTGTTCTGATGGTTCCATGTGCAATGTGTATTCAGACTGCAAAACACATACTTAATTGGTCCGTACTCCGTAGTGCTTGAAATGAGCATCATTTCTTTGAATTTTGAATTCAGTATGCACTTGTTGTGAAATCAGCTCTTCGACCTACTACTTTACAGGCTTACTTTCAAATGTGGTGCATCCTTGCATAGAAGAGTATGCTACTTGATAAATCAAGTTTAACTGCTTTTTTAATTGACTAGGCTTTATTCTTAATCTTATAACGGAAATTGATGTGCAGCAACTATGACATTTTCCTTACCCGGGATTGCTTAGCATATTCCAAAGTGAAGCCTGCTGTGAATCAAATCGAGACTCATCCTTATTTCCAGCGTGAATCTCTTGTCAAATTCTGCCAAAAGCATGGCATCTGTGTTACAGCCCACACACCTCTTGGTGGTGCTGCCGCTAATACTGAATGGTTTGGTTCAGTATCATGCCTGGAGGATCCAGCTCTAAAAGTAAAACCTCGTGCTCTTATATTTTCTATAATTTGTGAACTGTTCCTGTGAAAGTTTTGCAAAAATTTGATTCATATTACTGGTTTGTTGTAACTCAAGTTATGTTTGCTATTTATTGCATCAGGGTCTAGCTGAGAAATATAAGAAGACTGTGGCCCAGGTTGTTCTGCGCTGGGGCATCCAGCGAA
Proteins encoded in this window:
- the LOC104249826 gene encoding NADP-dependent D-sorbitol-6-phosphate dehydrogenase-like, with the translated sequence MAITLNSGFKMPIVGLGVWRMEGKDIKDLIINAIKIGYRHFDCAGNTLSSLSLFAVDRYKKAPPLIWITRQRKAKQPMSVRLLSANERPSLWGSMVWCRAWPLFLFPVATRHTGVGTTASALGEDGVLDIDTTISLETTWHAMENLVSLGLVRSIGISNYDIFLTRDCLAYSKVKPAVNQIETHPYFQRESLVKFCQKHGICVTAHTPLGGAAANTEWFGSVSCLEDPALKGLAEKYKKTVAQVVLRWGIQRNTVVIPKSSKLERLQENFNVLDFELTKEDMDLLKSLDRKYRTNQPAKFWGIDLYA